Proteins encoded within one genomic window of Phototrophicus methaneseepsis:
- a CDS encoding ABC transporter permease: MFITIRDLLRFSVSFRIGSILLSLTVLLVVLSFLSPYEPDDRRAVERNEPPSVEYLFGTTSQGQDVFWMLTFGVRNSLIIAGIAVVIGRGIGVVLGMISGYIGGTVDRVLSAIVDSFIVIPRLPLLILVASILRGQITIFALALLIGFLDWAFPSKRYRSQILTLRERDFTQTAVFSGMNTWKIVIQEHLPFIIPFLLADVVSGFLFAIGVEVTLSILGLGDLDTQTIGSMIYWGNYYQALLTHKIWVLAAPIIASVVVVVGFYLVSIGLGEYLDPRKRLVRLQVKE; the protein is encoded by the coding sequence ATGTTTATTACAATTCGGGATTTATTACGATTTAGCGTATCTTTTCGTATAGGGTCTATCCTTTTAAGCCTGACTGTCCTGCTGGTTGTGTTGTCATTTTTATCTCCTTATGAGCCTGATGATAGACGGGCTGTGGAGCGCAACGAACCACCGTCCGTTGAATACTTGTTTGGTACAACGTCACAGGGCCAGGATGTATTCTGGATGTTGACGTTTGGTGTGCGTAACTCGCTGATTATTGCCGGTATTGCTGTGGTGATCGGTCGTGGTATCGGCGTTGTGCTTGGCATGATCTCAGGCTATATAGGCGGAACAGTTGATCGTGTTTTATCAGCAATAGTTGATAGCTTTATCGTTATTCCACGCTTGCCCCTCCTGATCCTCGTGGCCTCCATATTGCGCGGTCAGATCACTATCTTTGCACTGGCACTCCTCATTGGTTTCCTTGACTGGGCATTTCCATCAAAGCGGTATCGTTCCCAGATTTTAACTTTGCGCGAACGCGATTTTACGCAAACGGCTGTTTTTTCCGGGATGAATACATGGAAAATTGTCATTCAGGAACATCTGCCTTTTATCATTCCATTTTTACTTGCAGATGTTGTCAGTGGTTTTCTCTTTGCGATTGGCGTTGAAGTAACGTTGTCTATCTTAGGTCTGGGTGATCTAGACACACAAACGATAGGCTCAATGATCTACTGGGGAAATTACTATCAGGCCCTGCTGACTCATAAGATATGGGTACTTGCTGCACCAATCATTGCTTCTGTGGTGGTTGTGGTGGGCTTTTATCTGGTCTCAATTGGTCTGGGTGAATACCTGGATCCCCGTAAACGTCTGGTTCGTTTGCAGGTCAAGGAATAG